Genomic window (Candidatus Methylomirabilota bacterium):
GCGGCCGGTGCGGCCGGACGGCGTCGCCTCAGGACTCGAAGAGGAGCTCGCGCCGGATCCAGTCCACCACGAGGTCGGCGCCGGTTCCGTCCCGGAGGTTCGTGAAGACAAAGGGCCGGTCTCCCCTCATCCGCTTGGAGTCCCGCTCCATCACGGAGAGATCAGCGCCGACGTAGGGCGCCAGGTCGATCTTGTTGATGACGAGCAGATCCGAGCGGGTGATAGCGGGGCCGCCCTTCCGCGGGATCTTGTCCCCCTCCGCGACGTCGATGACGTAGATCGTCGCGTCCACCAGCTCGGGGCTGAAGGTCGCCGCCAGGTTGTCGCCGCCGCTCTCCACGAAGAGGATCTCGAGCTCCGGGAAGCGCCCGAGCAGCTGGTGGACCGCTTCGAGGTTGACCGAGGCGTCCTCGCGGATCGCCGTGTGCGGGCAGCCGCCCGTCTCGACGCCCAGGACCCGCTCCTGCGGCAGGACGCCGCGCCGGATCAGGAACTGGGCATCTTCCTGCGTGTAGATGTCGTTGGTGATCACGGCCAGGTCGTAGTTGTCGCGCAGTCTCACGCAGAGCGATTCGACGAGGGCCGTCTTGCCGGACCCGACAGGCCCGCCGACGCCGATCCGCAAGGGGCGCGGGATCTTGGGGTCCCCACTCATGACCGGAAGAGCCTCATCTCGAGCGAGGCGTGCCGAATGCCTGCGATCTCGATTCCGGGCGCGAAGCTCCAGAGATCGCCCGCGTCGCGCGCCGCGGCCTCTCGCGCCACGCGCTCGATGACCGGATGGAGGCCCCACAGCACGCGCTGCCCCTCCATCTGGCCCATGGAAAGGAGCCGGAGCGCCGCGCCGACCAGCAGCGCCGTCGTCGAGTAGAGATACGCGGTCGCCGCCCACTCGGGCTCCCAGCCCAGCGCCGCAGCGGCGAGCCCATAGGCAACGGCGTGGTGCCCCGGGGCGAGCCCCTTGTCTACGTCGGCAGCGTAGCGAGTGAGCCGCGTCTCACCGGTCAGCGCGGCCGCTACCCGGAGCGTCTGGCGCCCCATCTGCCGGCTGCCCTCCCGGAACTCCTTCACCGGCTTCATCGCTTCGAGCGTGGCGTCGATCTCCCGGCAGGCCTGGAGGTCTTCTCGCGCCGCAGCCCTCAGCGCTCCCACAGCCGCGGTGGCGTCGCAGGGCCCGGCCGAGCCCTCGATCTGGGCGACGAGAAAGCGCTCGAGGTCCTCGCGTCCTCGCACGAGGCCAGCCTGGCAATACGTCTCGAGCCCGAAGGAATGGGCGTAGCCGCCAGTCGGGAAGGCGCTGTCGGCGAAGTGCAGGAATGACAGCAACTCCAATCCAATCGGACGCTCAGTCATGGTGGTGATGGGTCGGCGCGTGAGAGTGGCCGTCCAGCGCGCTCGTGCCGTGCTCGTGAGAATGCCCGCCGCCGAGCGGGGCGAAGACCGCCGCGCGGCGCTTCCAGACGACGCCGAGCCGGGTCAAGAGCTGCTCCATGGCCGTGTCGTCGGGCACGAGCAGATCATCACCCGAGATCGCCACCGGAAAGTGGCGGTTGCCGACGTCGAACGCGACACGGATCGCCTCGTTTCTGTCCTTGGGCGTCACGGTCAACACGGGCTCGGGCTTGCCTTCGACCTCGAGATACCAGTCGGCTTCGACCGCCACCACGTCGCCGGGCCGGAGCAGGGAGCCCGTCGGCAGCGCCAGCGCCACCTCCCTGCCCTGGGTCGTCACGATGCGCTTTCGCGTCCAGCGCCGTTCCTCCCAGGTCAGGCAGAGCGTGTCGCGTTCCTTC
Coding sequences:
- the ureG gene encoding urease accessory protein UreG translates to MSGDPKIPRPLRIGVGGPVGSGKTALVESLCVRLRDNYDLAVITNDIYTQEDAQFLIRRGVLPQERVLGVETGGCPHTAIREDASVNLEAVHQLLGRFPELEILFVESGGDNLAATFSPELVDATIYVIDVAEGDKIPRKGGPAITRSDLLVINKIDLAPYVGADLSVMERDSKRMRGDRPFVFTNLRDGTGADLVVDWIRRELLFES
- a CDS encoding urease accessory UreF family protein, which produces MTERPIGLELLSFLHFADSAFPTGGYAHSFGLETYCQAGLVRGREDLERFLVAQIEGSAGPCDATAAVGALRAAAREDLQACREIDATLEAMKPVKEFREGSRQMGRQTLRVAAALTGETRLTRYAADVDKGLAPGHHAVAYGLAAAALGWEPEWAATAYLYSTTALLVGAALRLLSMGQMEGQRVLWGLHPVIERVAREAAARDAGDLWSFAPGIEIAGIRHASLEMRLFRS
- a CDS encoding urease accessory protein UreE, which encodes MVVITEPHLHVDPSALEGKERDTLCLTWEERRWTRKRIVTTQGREVALALPTGSLLRPGDVVAVEADWYLEVEGKPEPVLTVTPKDRNEAIRVAFDVGNRHFPVAISGDDLLVPDDTAMEQLLTRLGVVWKRRAAVFAPLGGGHSHEHGTSALDGHSHAPTHHHHD